In Amia ocellicauda isolate fAmiCal2 chromosome 5, fAmiCal2.hap1, whole genome shotgun sequence, a genomic segment contains:
- the LOC136749151 gene encoding pepsin A-like isoform X1, which translates to MERWISLHVLYKAQSWTGTSHGTDKMKCAVVVLALVALSECLHKIPLMKGKSVREILQEKGMLEEFLKNNPYNPSGKFNPNFATQTNEPLVNYMDVSYYGIISIGTPPQSFTVVFDTGSANLWVPSVYCKSYACSNHNKFTPSLSSTFRSTSRTVSIQYGSGSMTGILGYDNVTVAGNIGTNQIFGLSKTEPGLFLYYSKFDGILGLSYPSISASGATPVFDNMMAQDLVSQDVFSFYLSRSNSHTGSVLTFGGFDSSYFNGEIYWVPVASQTYWEVTMWSVSINGQVVACASGCRAIVDTGTSLVVGPSTEITHIHNLLGGTQGKSNVNCNSLGSMPDVTFTLNGYKFALPPSAYVFQRSSGCNTGFGMGNDQLWILGDVFLREWYSIYDRTNNRVGLAKAI; encoded by the exons ATGGAGCGATGGATTTCCCTCCATGTGCTATATAAAGCACAGTCCTGGACTGGCACATCACACGGGACGGACAAGATGAAATGCGCTGTGGTTGTCTTGGCATTGGTCGCTCTTTCCGAGTGCCTGCATAA GATTCCCCTGATGAAGGGGAAATCTGTTAGGGAGATTCTGCAGGAGAAGGGAATGCTGGAGGAATTCCTGAAGAACAACCCCTACAACCCCAGTGGCAAGTTTAATCCCAACTTCGCCACCCAGACCAACGAGCCCCTCGTCAACTACATGGAT GTGTCCTACTATGGAATCATCTCCATCGGAACCCCCCCGCAGTCGTTCACGGTGGTCTTTGACACAGGGTCCGCCAACCTGTGGGTGCCCTCCGTCTACTGCAAGAGCTATGCCTGCT CCAATCACAATAAATTCACCCCCAGTCTGTCTTCCACCTTTCGCTCCACCTCTCGCACCGTGTCCATCCAGTATGGCAGTGGCAGCATGACTGGCATTCTGGGATACGACAACGTCACT GTGGCAGGTAACATTGGCACCAATCAGATCTTTGGTCTGAGCAAGACAGAGCCCGGTCTCTTCCTGTACTACTCTAAGTTCGATGGGATCCTGGGCCTGTCCTATCCCAGCATCTCTGCATCCGGTGCCACCCCTGTCTTTGACAACATGATGGCCCAAGACCTGGTGTCTCAGGACGTCTTCTCCTTCTACCTCAGCCG CTCAAATAGCCACACTGGTAGTGTCTTGACCTTCGGTGGGTTTGATTCATCTTACTTCAATGGCGAGATCTACTGGGTACCAGTTGCATCACAGACCTACTGGGAAGTCACCATGTGGTC GGTCTCCATTAATGGCCAGGTGGTAGCGTGTGCAAGCGGTTGCCGGGCAATTGTGGACACTGGCACTTCCCTGGTTGTTGGACCCAGCACCGaaatcacacacattcacaatctGCTGGGAGGCACTCAGGGCAAG AGTAATGTGAACTGCAATAGTCTTGGGAGCATGCCTGATGTTACCTTCACACTCAATGGATACAAATTTGCTCTCCCTCCATCTGCCTATGTATTCCAG AGGAGCTCTGGCTGCAACACTGGCTTCGGTATGGGCAACGACCAGCTGTGGATCCTGGGTGATGTCTTCCTCAGGGAGTGGTACTCCATCTACGACAGGACAAACAACAGAGTGGGTCTGGCCAAGGCTATTTAA
- the LOC136749151 gene encoding pepsin A-like isoform X2, with protein sequence MERWISLHVLYKAQSWTGTSHGTDKMKCAVVVLALVALSECLHKIPLMKGKSVREILQEKGMLEEFLKNNPYNPSGKFNPNFATQTNEPLVNYMDVSYYGIISIGTPPQSFTVVFDTGSANLWVPSVYCKSYACSNHNKFTPSLSSTFRSTSRTVSIQYGSGSMTGILGYDNVTVAGNIGTNQIFGLSKTEPGLFLYYSKFDGILGLSYPSISASGATPVFDNMMAQDLVSQDVFSFYLSRSNSHTGSVLTFGGFDSSYFNGEIYWVPVASQTYWEVTMWSVSINGQVVACASGCRAIVDTGTSLVVGPSTEITHIHNLLGGTQGKRSSGCNTGFGMGNDQLWILGDVFLREWYSIYDRTNNRVGLAKAI encoded by the exons ATGGAGCGATGGATTTCCCTCCATGTGCTATATAAAGCACAGTCCTGGACTGGCACATCACACGGGACGGACAAGATGAAATGCGCTGTGGTTGTCTTGGCATTGGTCGCTCTTTCCGAGTGCCTGCATAA GATTCCCCTGATGAAGGGGAAATCTGTTAGGGAGATTCTGCAGGAGAAGGGAATGCTGGAGGAATTCCTGAAGAACAACCCCTACAACCCCAGTGGCAAGTTTAATCCCAACTTCGCCACCCAGACCAACGAGCCCCTCGTCAACTACATGGAT GTGTCCTACTATGGAATCATCTCCATCGGAACCCCCCCGCAGTCGTTCACGGTGGTCTTTGACACAGGGTCCGCCAACCTGTGGGTGCCCTCCGTCTACTGCAAGAGCTATGCCTGCT CCAATCACAATAAATTCACCCCCAGTCTGTCTTCCACCTTTCGCTCCACCTCTCGCACCGTGTCCATCCAGTATGGCAGTGGCAGCATGACTGGCATTCTGGGATACGACAACGTCACT GTGGCAGGTAACATTGGCACCAATCAGATCTTTGGTCTGAGCAAGACAGAGCCCGGTCTCTTCCTGTACTACTCTAAGTTCGATGGGATCCTGGGCCTGTCCTATCCCAGCATCTCTGCATCCGGTGCCACCCCTGTCTTTGACAACATGATGGCCCAAGACCTGGTGTCTCAGGACGTCTTCTCCTTCTACCTCAGCCG CTCAAATAGCCACACTGGTAGTGTCTTGACCTTCGGTGGGTTTGATTCATCTTACTTCAATGGCGAGATCTACTGGGTACCAGTTGCATCACAGACCTACTGGGAAGTCACCATGTGGTC GGTCTCCATTAATGGCCAGGTGGTAGCGTGTGCAAGCGGTTGCCGGGCAATTGTGGACACTGGCACTTCCCTGGTTGTTGGACCCAGCACCGaaatcacacacattcacaatctGCTGGGAGGCACTCAGGGCAAG AGGAGCTCTGGCTGCAACACTGGCTTCGGTATGGGCAACGACCAGCTGTGGATCCTGGGTGATGTCTTCCTCAGGGAGTGGTACTCCATCTACGACAGGACAAACAACAGAGTGGGTCTGGCCAAGGCTATTTAA
- the LOC136749151 gene encoding pepsin A-like isoform X3, producing MERWISLHVLYKAQSWTGTSHGTDKMKCAVVVLALVALSECLHKIPLMKGKSVREILQEKGMLEEFLKNNPYNPSGKFNPNFATQTNEPLVNYMDVSYYGIISIGTPPQSFTVVFDTGSANLWVPSVYCKSYACSNHNKFTPSLSSTFRSTSRTVSIQYGSGSMTGILGYDNVTVAGNIGTNQIFGLSKTEPGLFLYYSKFDGILGLSYPSISASGATPVFDNMMAQDLVSQDVFSFYLSRSNSHTGSVLTFGGFDSSYFNGEIYWVPVASQTYWEVTMWSGALAATLASVWATTSCGSWVMSSSGSGTPSTTGQTTEWVWPRLFKVPFFWGQRTAVPESQSFSHPS from the exons ATGGAGCGATGGATTTCCCTCCATGTGCTATATAAAGCACAGTCCTGGACTGGCACATCACACGGGACGGACAAGATGAAATGCGCTGTGGTTGTCTTGGCATTGGTCGCTCTTTCCGAGTGCCTGCATAA GATTCCCCTGATGAAGGGGAAATCTGTTAGGGAGATTCTGCAGGAGAAGGGAATGCTGGAGGAATTCCTGAAGAACAACCCCTACAACCCCAGTGGCAAGTTTAATCCCAACTTCGCCACCCAGACCAACGAGCCCCTCGTCAACTACATGGAT GTGTCCTACTATGGAATCATCTCCATCGGAACCCCCCCGCAGTCGTTCACGGTGGTCTTTGACACAGGGTCCGCCAACCTGTGGGTGCCCTCCGTCTACTGCAAGAGCTATGCCTGCT CCAATCACAATAAATTCACCCCCAGTCTGTCTTCCACCTTTCGCTCCACCTCTCGCACCGTGTCCATCCAGTATGGCAGTGGCAGCATGACTGGCATTCTGGGATACGACAACGTCACT GTGGCAGGTAACATTGGCACCAATCAGATCTTTGGTCTGAGCAAGACAGAGCCCGGTCTCTTCCTGTACTACTCTAAGTTCGATGGGATCCTGGGCCTGTCCTATCCCAGCATCTCTGCATCCGGTGCCACCCCTGTCTTTGACAACATGATGGCCCAAGACCTGGTGTCTCAGGACGTCTTCTCCTTCTACCTCAGCCG CTCAAATAGCCACACTGGTAGTGTCTTGACCTTCGGTGGGTTTGATTCATCTTACTTCAATGGCGAGATCTACTGGGTACCAGTTGCATCACAGACCTACTGGGAAGTCACCATGTGGTC AGGAGCTCTGGCTGCAACACTGGCTTCGGTATGGGCAACGACCAGCTGTGGATCCTGGGTGATGTCTTCCTCAGGGAGTGGTACTCCATCTACGACAGGACAAACAACAGAGTGGGTCTGGCCAAGGCTATTTAAAGTGCCCTTCTTCTGGGGTCAGAGAACAGCTGTCCCAGAATCCCAATCATTTTCTCATCCTTCATGA